TGCTGAACAACGGAACATTGATGGCCCCTGGCCAGTGCCCTTGTTGGAATTCCGCTGGCGTTCGGGCATCGATCACGGGGCCTGCCGCCGAGCGGAAGCTTTCAAGATCGATCACGATGGTTTGGCCCATGCCTGACATAGTGGGCCAACGCCGAGCTCGTGAGCACCGGCTCGACACCATGCTTTCCGGACGACCTCCCTCCACTCAACTCGACCTTGACCAGCTGCTTGACCGCCTGGCCACGGGTTCCGCTCGTCAGAAGCGCTCAACGGCTGCTGCGCTTGAAAAGGCAGCCGATGAACTCTCAGGCAAGGCCTCGGAGGCTTTGAAGGGCTACTCCAGGGATGGTGATGACTGGGGAGCTGGCTGGATCCTTCAGATTCTTCAGCGTCATCATCCAGAAACCCTTGCGGCCATTCCTGCGGCCAGTTCGGGATGGTTCAACACGCCATCGGCTTGTGGCATTGACTTCAGCGGCCTGCAGGTGGCTCTGCTGCAGGAAGACTTTGAAGAAGCTGATCGTCTCACCAGCTGCGTTCTGCGTGAGCTCGCTGGGGATCAAGCGGTGCAGCGGGGTTATGTCTATTTCAGTGAGGTCCCTCGGATGCAGGCATTGGATCTCACCACTCTGGACCGGTTGTGGATTGCCTACTCCCAGGGACGCTTTGGATTCACGGTGCAGTCGCGCTTGCTGAATGCTCTTGATGGGCGTTACGACCGGCTTTGGCCCCGTATCGGCTGGAAAATCGATGGAAACTGGACCCGATACCCAGGGGCGTTTCAGTGGTCGATGGAGGCGCCTGAAGGTCATATGCCACTGGTGAATCAACTCCGCGGTGTTCGTCTGATGGATGCGTTGCTGCAGCACCCGGGACTGGCTCACCGATCCTGATCGTCCGTAACGCTGGCAGAAGTCGCCTGGGCCGGTAAGGTCAACTGAGGATGAAGCGGTCTTGATGCTGACCCGATTTCTGCCTTCGATGCGATGGGCTGATTTCATCCTGCCGTCGACCTTCCAGCTCACTCCGCTGATGGAGCTGTTGCTTGAACCGGTGGAGTGCGAGGAAACCTCCTGCAGGCTGCAGCTGGGTCTCCAGGAAGCGCTGGTGAATGCCGTTCGCCATGGCAATGACGCTGACCCTCGTAAGTGTTTGAGGATCCGCCGCATTCTCACCCCGAACTGGTTGATCTGGCAGATCCAAGACGAGGGAGATGGCCTGCCACTGCAGGCCCGCGTGGGGATATTGCCTGAGCAGTTGGATGCCGATCAGGGGCGTGGGTTGTTCCTGATGCACCAGTGCTTTGACGACATCCGCTGGAGCTCCCGTGGCAATCGCGTGCAGCTGGCCTGTCGCCGGCCTGGAACCTCCGTTGGCGTCAGTGATGCGGACAGCCTGGATCTTTCAATTCCCGCTTGATCCAGCCAAGTGCCTGCTGTGTGAGAGCCTCCACATCCTCGCGGCGACCGTTTTGAACCAGCTGCGAGAGCGCAGCGGCAAGCAATTCGGCTCCGCGACGGTCGGCATTGGTTTTGAGTTTGTGCCAATCGCGATCGCCAATGCTCAGGTTCTGGTGAAGATCCCTGGCTTGTTCAATGGCCTGTTCTGGCCAGTTCGTCGGCGACACGTGGTGATCTCAAGCGCGTTGTCTCACTATCGTGACCGATAACAGCCGAGGGCGGCATGGGCAGACAACATCGCCGCCGAGCCCCATTGCATGCGCTTCAAGACCTGTTGCGACTTGAACCCAGGGCCTGGGAAACCGGAGACCTTCGATCTCGGCGACGATCCCAACAGCGACGGATGCTTCGAGAACTCACAACCATGAATTCCGACGGATTGGCGTGGTTGCAGTCCAGAGAGCGGGGTTCACGTTTCTGGAGAGCCTTGCGCTGGGGAGGGCCGGGGCTACTGCTCGGATGGTGGCTCGGGCGATGAGACTCAGGCCGCTGCCACGGGCTCGTTGACGACAACCAGGGAGTCGGGTGCGTCTGAGAGAGCGTCATCCAGAGGGGGAGTGTCGAGCCCTTGCGTTGGCATGGTTTGGCCATTGATCCAGGCCTGGTGCAAGGCCCGGCGTCGACGATCCTCTGCCAGGACTAGGCGGTCAGCTGCTGCCTGAGGGCTTTCACCAGGTTCCATGGCTGTCCTGAGACAGATGCCGAAGCCATGGGCTTCTACCTGCACCTTGCCTTCCATCAA
This region of Synechococcus sp. NOUM97013 genomic DNA includes:
- a CDS encoding GUN4 domain-containing protein; translated protein: MLSGRPPSTQLDLDQLLDRLATGSARQKRSTAAALEKAADELSGKASEALKGYSRDGDDWGAGWILQILQRHHPETLAAIPAASSGWFNTPSACGIDFSGLQVALLQEDFEEADRLTSCVLRELAGDQAVQRGYVYFSEVPRMQALDLTTLDRLWIAYSQGRFGFTVQSRLLNALDGRYDRLWPRIGWKIDGNWTRYPGAFQWSMEAPEGHMPLVNQLRGVRLMDALLQHPGLAHRS
- a CDS encoding ATP-binding protein; translation: MLTRFLPSMRWADFILPSTFQLTPLMELLLEPVECEETSCRLQLGLQEALVNAVRHGNDADPRKCLRIRRILTPNWLIWQIQDEGDGLPLQARVGILPEQLDADQGRGLFLMHQCFDDIRWSSRGNRVQLACRRPGTSVGVSDADSLDLSIPA
- a CDS encoding DUF6439 family protein; this translates as MSPTNWPEQAIEQARDLHQNLSIGDRDWHKLKTNADRRGAELLAAALSQLVQNGRREDVEALTQQALGWIKRELKDPGCPHH
- a CDS encoding copper-binding protein, producing the protein MTNPFRIRWLRGWTFQVVLMEGKVQVEAHGFGICLRTAMEPGESPQAAADRLVLAEDRRRRALHQAWINGQTMPTQGLDTPPLDDALSDAPDSLVVVNEPVAAA